The nucleotide sequence TGGACGAAAAGTACCCCACGGACGTGGTCATCACCCAAACCCTGACTCCCAAGAAGCAAGGGTACTTTTCACTGGCCAGTCCTTCGTTAGCAACGATTAGCGTGGCCAAGATGGGGTGGACGTCGGTGCCAGGGTACTTTCAGGGAAACTACATGCAGGATAATTTTGCCAAGGCCTATGCCTACGGATTCGGCATTCCGAAACTGCCGGTGGTGTACTGCGAGCGCACTGCCAGTACGTTGGCCCCGCTGGTAAGTACCAAAAGCGGCGTAACGCTGGCCGTCATCCCCGAGCCCGGCCTGGGGCGCGATCCCTGGGCTAAGGATAAAATCACTCAGACCGAATGGCGGATCGGCCTGTCGCACATGAACCGCAAAGGGCAGCTTTCGCCCACGTTGTATTACCCCGTGCTGGGCGAGTACGCCTCGGAACGCGGTACGGGCGAAAGTCTGACGTACTCGTTCCGGTATAGCCTGGTGGATGGTGACTGGTTCAAAACCCTCAACCATGCCATTTATGACATCTACCAATTCAAGGAAGGTCTGGCGCTCCGGCAAAGTACCCAATCTCTGACCGACCGCATCGAGCAGATGCACCACTACCTCACCGACCCGAAAACGTCGATGTGGAATATCGAAGACTTTGAAGGTCTGAAGATTGGGGCACAATCGTACCTCGGGGGTGTCGTAGGCTCTAATAGGGACGCCATGAAAAACTCAGACTACGGGGCCATGTGGATGCTGGGCAAAGCAACCCATGATCCCGACCTGACCGAGAATGTACTACCCTACGCCCTGAATTTCAAGCTCACCCAGCAACAGACCGAACCGGGCTTTTTTCAGGGGGCCGCCATCGGACAATACTACCTGGCCAAGAAAAAGAAATTTGTGGAGGAATGGGGCGAAGTGGTAGAACCCATGGCCGTCACCTACTACATCATGCTCGATGTGGGTAATATGCTCTTGTTTGAACCCAACAATCAGCAGCTCAAAGACCGCCTCCGGCTGGGTGCCGAAAACCTGCTCCGCTGGCAAAAGCCCGACGGTAGCTGGTCGGTAGCTTATGATCACAAATCGCAGCAAGAGCTCTTTGAAGACGTGGCCGACTACCGCCCGACCTTCTACGGCTTACTGGTAGCTTACCGCATTTTGAAAGACCCCAAGTACCTGGAAGCTGCGAAAAAAGGGGCCGACTGGTTTGTCAAAAACGGGGTAAATCGGGGTAGTTTTCTGGGCGTGTGCGGCGATGCCCGCTATGCCCCGGATTTTGCCACCGGGCAATCGGCGCAGGCGCTGCTGGATCTTTATGATCTGACGAAAAAGGAAAGCTACAAGGAAGCGGCCATCAAAGCCGCAAAAATCTACACGAGTTCTATTTATACACACCCTATTCCCGACCATTCGCCCAAGATGGTCAATGGTACCCCGCGTGAAGACTGGGAAATTTCGCAGGCTGGCCTCAGCTTCGAGCATGGCGGCATTTTCGGCTCGGCCAATCGTGGCGGCCCCATCCAGCTGGCCAGTCATGCTGGGATGTTTATCCGAATGAATGAGCTGACGGGCGAGCCGCTTTTTGCCGATATGGCGCGGGCGGCAGCGGTAGGTCGCGACGCTTTCGTGGACCCCAAAACCAGCGTGGCCTCGTACTACTGGCAGGCTATGAACAAAGGGGCCGGGCCCTACCCGCACCATGCCTGGTGGCAGATCGGCTGGATTACCGATTATCTGCTTTCTGAGGCTGAGCTGCGCTCCCACGGCAAAGTATCTTTCCCGCGCGGATTCGTCACCCCCAAAGTAGGGCCTCACCAGACCTACGGCTTTGCCCCCGGCACTGTCAACGGCGAGAAGGCCAATCTGGTCATCAGCGAAGATTGGGTGAAAGTAGATCAACCTGTCATCGACTATATTCTTGCCGAATCAGTGGATAGCAAAAAGAAGTTCGTAATCCTGCTGAACGACCGCGCGCAAGCTACGGACTTCACGATGACTTTGGCCGGAAAATCGCCTACCCGCAAGCAGCTTCCACCCTGGGGGATAGAGGTAGTTAGTTTTGAATGAGTGAATAAAAAAGCAGGGTCCACTTTCAATTTTCAACTTTCCATTAATTGCAACAACTCGATTTCATAGTCATGGCCGTATTTGCGGTATTCCAGATGGTGGTAGGCCTGGCCTTCGCCCGGACGGGTACCGACTCCAAATCCTTTTTTGCCGCCGGGGAAGCCGCTCCCTGGTGGGTAAGCGGGCTGTCGCTGTTCATGAGTTTTCTGTCGGCAGGTACCTTTGTGGTGTGGGGGTCGATTGCCTATGATCTGGGTTTCGTAGCCATTACTATCCAATTGTCCATGTGCATCGGCGGGTTGGTGACGGCCTACTTCATTGCAGCCCGCTGGAAACGTACCCACGCCATGACCGCCGCCGAGTACATTGGCCGTCGGCTGGGTACCCGGGTACAGCAGCTTTTTACCTACCTCCTGACCCTCTTTACGCTTTTTACCATCGGCGGGGTACTTTATCCGGTCGGCAAGCTGGTCTACGTGGCCACGCCTTTTTCGCTCGAAACCTGCATCATTGTGCTGGGGTTGATGGTGATTTTGTACACTGCCCTGGGCGGCCTGTGGGCCGTACTGGTCACGGATGTGCTACAATTCGTGATCCTGCTGGCGGCGGTACTTATTGTGGTACCCCTCGCGCTGGAACGGACTGATGGATTCGGGGCTTTTGTGCAGAAGGTACCCAACGATTTTTTCAAGGTATTCAATGGCGAATATACCCTCGGTTTTACGCTGGCCTTTGTCATGTACCACATCATCTACATTGGCGGTAGTTGGGCTTTCGTGCAGCGATACACCAGCGTACGTACACCGCGCGAGTCCAAAAAAGTAGCCTATCTTTTTGCTGGATTATATTCTATAAGTCCTTTCCTGTGGATGCTCCCTCCCATGATTTTTCGCTCGCTCAGGCCCGACCTTACCGGTCTGGAATCGGAGGGTGCTTACATGCTCATGGCGCAATTGGTACTTCCCGCCGGACTCGTAGGATTGATGCTCGCCGCCATGGTCTCGGCCACGGCGAGTACGGCAAATACTCTGCTGAATATGCTGGCGGCGGTATTTACCAATGATGTGTATTTGAAATTGATCAATACCACAGCCAGCGAAAAAATCCAGGTGCGGGTAGGGCGCAGCATGACGGTCGTATTTGGCTTCATTACCATTGGTATCGCTTTGGCGGTGCCGCATATTGGCGGACTGGTCAATCTGGTGCTGAGCGTAGGGGCGATCTCGGGCGGTTCGTTGTTGTTGCCGGTAGTCTGGACGCTCTTCTCCAAACGGCAGAATGCCCGCTCGATCCTGATGGTATCGCTGATCAGCCTGGGTATCGGGATTTTCTTCAAATTCATCTCACCCTTGCTTTTCGATTATTCGCTGAGCCGGGCGGCCGAAATGTCGGTCGGCGTGGGGGTACCTTTCCTGCTGCTGGCTCTGTACGAATGGGTTATTTATGGTAGCAAAACCCAGGATTTACAATATGTTACTTATCAAAATTGGTTGAGCAGCAGAGTAGTACCTACTATCGAAGTAATGGAAGCCACGGACAAATCTTCGGATTCTCAAAATACCTTTGCTCTGCGGGCCATTGCCATCAGCTTTGCGTTAACGGGGCTTAGTATAGCGGGGCTAGGTATTAATTCAGGAGAAGACGTCGGTTTGATTGCCGGGGTGGGGCTGCTTATTGTAGCGGTAGCCGCCTGGATTGGCTGGTCGACGCGGGAGCGTAACAAGCGGCTGGAAATCAAACCCAGTAGCTCAAAAACTCGTCAATCCTTATGATTTTCAAAGCTGGAAAACCAATGTTCTGGAATATGTTAAAGTGTTTATCCTCAGAAACTAAAAAATCAGCATTGGCTATCAATGCGCAATCGACATACTTATTATCGTCAGGATCATTTTGCATGATATCCCACTTAAAAGAAATGTATTGTAAGGTAACGTTGTCAAGAGAAAGTAAGAGTTTGACCACATTATCCGCTATCGAAGCTGTAGTTTTTTCAGCAAGTTTTTCGTGGTATTCGAATAATATATCATTGCTGATTATCAATTCAAATCTTCCGTTTTTGAGAGCATCGAAAATAGGTCGATACGGCGATTTTACAGGTAAGCAAATCAATAGTACGTTGATGTCGAGGACTACTTTCATGAATCAATCCGGCTTCTCAAATGCTCCTTTTTCCATCCTTCGATGGTCTGAGCATCCCAAGCTTTTTCATCCCAAAGCTGATCCATTTCTGAGTCAATTTTATTGGCAAAATAGTTGGCGAGCAATTTTTTTATATCTCTCACCTCATTGTCAGAAACATTGTAAGGATATAGTTTGAGCAATTCTAATTGAAGATTGCTGAGTCGGCTGGATGATTGCGAAACGGCCATAGCGAATTGTTTTTTGGACAAAAATAACGATTTATAACTAGATAAAGTCAAAAAGGCCTGATACCCTGTTGCTTGCCGAACGAACCCTAAAGAATGAAACGAATCCTTTCCCAATTTATAGTCATCCTGTTCCTGGCCGCGCCGGTTATGGGGCAGTATACCATCAAGGTACCTAATGCTATTCCGCTGCATGGGGAATGGACCTTCGCGCTCGATCTAGCCGACCGGGGTGTAATTGGGAAGTGGTACCTTGATAGTATTACCAGAACCAACCGCCAGGATAAAGTGACAGTACCTCATTGTTTTTCGGCTGACCCAAGGTACCTTTTTTATACGGGCACGGCCTGGTACCGCAAATCATTTGGCTGGAAACCTGTCGCTGGAAAACGCGTAATTCTGCATTTCGACGCAGCCTTTTACCTCACCAAGGTCTGGCTGAATGGCCAGCCGGTAGGTACCCACGAAGGGGGCTACACCCCATTTCACTTTGACGTGACTGACTACCTGCGGGAAGGCGATAACCTGTTGGCCGTATCGGTCAATAATGATGTCTGGAAGCTGAATACCGTTCCGGCGGTGAAGGACAACGACGATATTAACGGCTCATTTCCGGCCTGGATCAACTACGGCGGACTGACCCGACCCGTGTACCTCACCGTAGAGCCGGAAGTGTATGTAGAGAATCTGAAGGTAGAAGCTACGCCCGATCTGGCCAAAGGTACCTCCACCCTCACGACTAAGGTACTTGTCAGAAATACGTCTCGGCAGGCTGTTTCTCCTCAGGTCAACTACCTGATACGGTTGGGAGAACAGGTACTTCCGCTGAAATGGAAAACGAAAGCTACGAACATCCCGGCGGGGCAAACGATACTCGTGGAATCTGAAACCAGCCTCACGGCGGCGCAAACCCGGCTCTGGAATATAAATTCGCCAACACTATATCAGTTGGAATCTGTGGTCGGACAGGATACGATGGCTACGCGATTCGGGATTCGGAAGATTGAAGTACGGAATGCGCAACTCCTGCTCAACGGTCAGCCCGTGCGGTTGGGCGGCGGGAATCGCGTGCTCGATTATCCGGGTCTTGGCTCGCTGGAACCCGACTGGCTTGTTGAGAAGGATTTCCGGCTCATGAAGGAGGCCGGAATGGAGTTTCAGCGTTTGACGCACTATACTCCCTCGGAATATTTTTACGATCTGGCTGATCAGTACGGCATGCTGATTGTCACCGAAGCGGGCAACTGGCAACTTACGCCCAACCAACTCAATAATGATACCATCCGGACAAAGTTCCGGCAACAATTCCGCGAAATGGTCGAGCGTGACTGGAACCATCCTAGCGTGATTGCCTACAGCGTGGGCAACGAGTACCTCTCCGATCAGCCCGCTGGTCAGCGCTGGACCAAAGACATGATCGATTATGCGCGGGAACTGGACCCTACCCGGCTGTATACTTTCGCCAGCAACCGTCTCAACGCCAGACCAGAAAAACCGGAAGACGAAGCCAGTCAGTACGTCGATTTTGTCTCCGTCAATATTTACGGAAATCATGCTAAAGCATTAGACTATATCAATCAGCTCTACCCCGATAAGCCCATCTTAATCAGTGAGTGGGGTACCCGGGCCGACGCTCCTGCCGGTGAAGCCGGGCAGGCTCAGCATGTGCGTGAGGTAGTGGAAGAAATTCGGAAGCGTCCGTATGTGGTAGGAGCATCCTGGTGGACTTATAACGACTACCAAAGCCGCTACTACCTGACCAACCCAAACGGCTACCGACCCTGGGGGCTGGTGCAACCCGACCGCACGCCCCGGCCCGCCTACACGGCCTACCAACAGGAAATGGCGCCCCTGACGGTTGAGAAAGTACGCTTCACAGCGGGTGGGCAGGGGGTACATGAACTGGTACTTCGGGTACAGGCCAGAAGCGATTTTCCGGCCTACCCGGTCATGGGATACACCCTTTCTATTTCGGGTAAAATCCTTGCGATTCCAGATTTGCAGCCCGGTGAAAGCAGGGAAATGGTAGTACCAGTGCGAGGTTTTGATAAAAGCCTGCTGATCAGAGTAATGAAACCGACTGGCTTTACCGCGCTGGAAGAAACACTGGATTTAAAATAAAGAATGTCGACCCAGTTGGCAGGCGCATGTAACACACCACCAACGATTTAAAATAAGACTTATGCTACTTTCGAACCCCACCACCCAACGTACTACCCCAAAATCCGAACTTTCCGCCGATCTCGTCGTCGTGGGCGGGGGCTGTCGGGCGTTTGCTGCGCCATTACCGCCGCCCGGGCGGGTATCAAGGTCATTCTTGTCCAGGATCGCCCGGTACTTGGTGGTAACGCTTCGTCGGAGGTACGGTTGTGGATTTTGGGCGCTACCTCGCACATGGGCAACAACAACCGCTGGGCGCGGGAAGGGGGCGTCATTGACGAGCTTTTGGTCGAGAATATGTACCGCAATGCCGAAGGCAATCCGCTGATTTTCGATACGATCACGCTGGAAAAAGTAGTGAGCGAGCCCAACATCACTCTTCTGCTCAACACCGCCGTGTACGAGTTGGAAAAAGATCCTAACGACCCCGATAAAATCACCAAAATCATCGCGTTCTGCTCCCAGAATTCCACGCATTATGAGTTGTCCGCGCCACTTTTCTGCGATGCTTCCGGTGATGGTATCGTTGGTTTTCTGGCAGGCGCGGCTTTCCGCATGGGGGCCGAAGCAAGTGATGAATTCGGGGAAAAATTTGCCCCCTCGGCCGAGTATGGCGAGTTACTGGGGCATTCGATGTACTTCTATTCCAAGGATGTAGGCAAGCCGGTGAAGTACGTTGCCCCGAGTTTCGCCCTGGATGTGACCCACAAGATACCCCGCTTTCGCAGCTTTAACACCCAGGATTTCGGGTGTCGCCTGTGGTGGCTCGAATACGGCGGTCGGCTCGATACGGTGCATGATACCGAAACAATCAAGTGGGAGCTTTGGAAGGTGATTTATGGCGTGTGGGACTATATCAAAAATTCCGGCAAGTTTCCCGAGGCCGAGAACCTGACACTCGAATGGGTAGGTACCATACCCGGCAAGCGCGAAAGCCGCCGCTTTGAGGGGATTATATGCTTGTTCAGCAGGATGTCGTAGAGCAGCGCCCTCACTACGACGACGTAGCCTTTGGCGGGTGGAGCATCGATCTGCATCCCGCCGACGGGGTATTCAGCGAAAAACCCGGCTGCAACCAGTGGCATAGCAAAGGAATTTACGGCATTCCGTACCGCTGCCATTACTCGAAAAATGTTAAAAACCTGTTCATCGCCGGTCGTATCATTTCCGCCTCGCACGTAGCCTTTGGCTCGTCGCGGGTGATGGCTACCAGTGCTCACGGCGGACAGGCGGTAGGTATGGCGGCAAAAATCTGTGCGGAAAAAGGCTGGTTACCCGCCGAGTTAGCCAGAGAAGAAAATGTAAAAATCCTGCAAAAAGAACTACTGAAAACGGGTCAGCATATACCTAATCTACTTTTAAAAGACGAAGAAGACTTAGTACGGAAGGCTAAAATTTCTGTGTCAAGTACCTTATCGCTCACCGAACTACCCGAAGAGGCAGAAACAACCCCGATGCAGTTCGCCACCGCCCAGATGATTCCGGTAGCGGCCGGAAAAATGCCGCAGGTCACGATTCATCCCTATGCTTCGGAAACTACCGATCTGGATATAGAACTTCGGGTATGCAGCCGAAAGGACAGCCATTCTCCCGATGTGATTCTGGAGAAAAAAACAATCGCTTTGCAAAAAGGAAGAAACTGCCTACGGCTTGACTTCAACTCAACCTTTAAAGTACCTACCTATGCTTTCTTGGTACTTCAAATGAATGAAAAAGTACTTTTAAAGTACTCTCCGCAACGCATTACGGGTTTGCTCTCCGTTTTCAACTCCATCAATCCTGCCGTATCGAACTACGGCAAACAGGAGCCTACCGAAGACATCGGCGTGGATGCTTTCGAGTTCTGGTGTCCGCAACGGCGGCCGGCCGGCAAAAACCTGGCTTTCAAACTGGAAGCGGATGTGGACTGCTATCAGCCCGAGAATATTCGTAATGGTTTACAGCGGCCTACCCACCAGCCCAATGCGTGGGTCGCTGATTTTAACGATCCGCAACCTACGTTGACGTTGTCCTGGCCACAAAAGCAGGAAATAAAGCGAGTAGAGCTATTTTTCGATACCGATTACGATCACCCTGCCGAAACCGTATTGATGCACCATCCGGAAAACGTAATGCCATTTTGTGTGCAGCATTATCAGTTGCTCGACGATCAAGAAAATGTCGTGTTTGAGAAGATGGACAATCATCAGACCAGGAATAGCATTGAGTTTGACAAACCCATTACTACTACCAGCCTGACGATAAAGGTAGGGCATCCCTCTCCTACTTCACCCGCCTCATTGTTCGAAATACGGTGTTACAGTTAGTAGGCTAATCCGAATAAATTTCCAGAGGATTATTTTATCGTCAATATCATCTCCGTGCTGGGGTTCAGCGTTTGGGCGTCGTTTTCGGCGGTGATGAACACTCGATCGGGCTTGACGGTTTCGGTGGCCGTCAGTTCACCCGAAAGCGACTTGTTAAACATCCCCGAACCGACAGAGATCTGTCCCAGCTTTTTAACCAGATCTCGGTCAGATTGCATCCAGACAATGTATACCTCCCGCGCCGGACTCAACTTTTTGGGCTCCGCTAGGTTCCTCACGTTTACCGTGATCGCATAGTTATCGTTTTTGTCTTTCTTCACTTTGACATCGCCCGAAGCTGCCGGCACAACCGAGGAATCCTGAAAGGTCATCTTATTGGAGCAGGCACTAAGTGCCAGAGCTACGAACAAAATGTAAGTAATGTTTTTCATGGTTTTCATGGTCAGTTGATTTTAAGCATTTGAAAAATATACATCTGGCAGCGCCACTCGGTGTTACAGATAGCCCGTAGTTCCGTAGTGAGGATACTGCCCACACGGGTATGCGTTACAAATTCCGTTCCTTAGGTATTTAGGATTAGGTGGGGCGTGTACTATTCGGCCACCAGTGGCTCCCACCAGCGTTGGGTGGGTGGATGCGTAGCAACGGGGTACCTTGTGCCGATGATGGGAGTGGCAATGAACACATTCGTCCTGTTGGCGCGGTTCAGCCGCTCCACGCTTTCAGTCCAGGGATGTACCGCCAGGTTGAAGGCCCCCCAGTGAATCGGCAGCAGTACTTTCCCTTTCAGATCGAGAAAAGCCTGCATGGTTTGTTCGGGCATCATGTGAATGGCTTTCCACTTTTCATTGTATTGGCCGCACTCCATCATCGCGAGATCAAACGGGCCATAGCGCGCACCGATCTGTTTGAAATGCGGCCCGTAGCCGCTGTCGCCGCTGAAATAGACTTTATTTTTCCGCCCCTGCACGACCCAAGAAGCCCAGAGCGTGGAGTTGCGGTCGGTGAGCCCCCGGCCTGAGAAATGCCGCGCGGGGGTAGCGGTGAAAGTAATCCCCTCCGCTTCTACTGACTGCCACCAGTCGAGTTCGGTGATTTTGGTGCTATCCACGCCCCAGCGTTCCAGATGCGCACCTACCCCCAGTGGCACGTAGAAATGCCCGACCTGCGCGTCCAGTTTCTGGATGGAACCGTAATCCAGATGATCGTAATGATCGTGGGAGATAACGACGGCGTCGATATTGGTAAACTGTGCCATGTCGATGGGAGCACGGTAGGCAAAGCGCTGGGCAAAAAACGGCACGGGCGACGCGGCCGGGCCGAGCATCGGATCGAGCAGAATGCGCTTGCCTTCCAGCTCGAGCAGTACCGCCGAGTGCCCAAACCAGGTGATGTGCAACAGGCTATCCGATGGGGGTACCTTGTCCGCAAAATCGACGGGCAGGGGCTGGTCGGGGCGGGTATTTTTGGCAGTAATGAATTCTTCGAGCGTTTCTCCCACCTGCCCCGCACTCATGTCCATCGACGTGGGGATCAGGTTCACAAAGGCACCCTCGCGGTACTCAGGCGAGGCCTTCATCCGCGCCAGCCGGGTACCTTCCGCCGCCGCGCCAAACTGCGGAGCGGTGTTAACAAAAATGGCAATTCCAGCTACCAGCACGACCACCAGAACCAGAAGGTATTTGAGGACTTTCGTTAGAAATTTCACGGGGCAGCAGTTTGCAGAAGGCTAACTCCTACCCGGCTAATGTGGTCGAGGAGTTCCTGGCTCTTGATGGTTTGGTAGTTGATAGCGTCAATTTTATAGAGTATTTCCAACTCATCCAGCTTGACCAGTAGCTTGATGAATTCCTGAAAAGTGAGATCCTTTCCTTTCACGGCCAGGTCAATATCAGAGCCAGGACGGTAGGTACCTTTGGCTCGCGAACCGAAGAGAATAACTTCCTCCACGTGGCTATTTTCCCGAAACACCGCCAGAATTTCTTCCAGAGTAGTATTGGACAATCCGTATTTCATGTGTCAATTAGTGAGGTCTGCTGTCCGCCACGTTCTGCATCCAATCTTTTGTCTAAATCTACCAGAAGCTTGTAATAGCTGAACCGAATACTATCGGCAATTTCTTCGGCCGTTTCGGAATTGTAGGTATGCGAAGTGAGTTCACGCGATTTCTTCATGGCTTTCCAGCCTTCGGCATCGGTAAGGTACCCATCTTTGAGCGCTTGCTCCAAAACTGGATTGGGACCAGCGATGTCGAGATAACCTTTGTATCGTAACAAATCCTGCAAGGTTTTCCAGGCCAGTTCAAAGGTGTACTCAAATCGCTGGATCATACCTTCTTGTTCCAAGTCAGATAAGTCGTCTTCCCGATCTTCAAATACCTCCGCTAATTTGGCGAGGGCCTTTTTGAAATTTGCGAAACGTTGTAGCCAGCGTACGTTTTGGTCTTGCATTATCTATTGAGCAAAGCGTCAGAAAACAGACAAGGTACTACTTTTCAACAAAAACTTCACTTCACCATTTCCGTCGCAATCTTGGCCGACAGCAAACACAAAGGTACCCCTCCGCCCGGATGTACGCTACCGCCTACAAAGTACAGGTTGTTGAACTGCCGCGAGAAATTGGCGTGGCGCAGGAAAGCCGCGAAGCGATTGTTGGAGCTATTGCCGTACAAAGCGCCCTGCGAACTCGACGTGCGGCTTTCGATCAGTCGCGGATCGAGTACATCCTCGGCTTCGATTAGGGTTTCAATGTTTTCACCCAATTGACGGCTGATTTTGGTCAGAATGTTTTGGCGCGTTTCGGCGATGAGGGTACCCCAATCCTGCCCATCATTGGCGGGTGCATTCACCATCACAAACCAGTTTTCGCCGCCAGCGGGCGCATCGTTGGGTTCGTATTTGGCGGTAATATTGATGTACACCGTCGGATCGTGGTGAATGGTTTTTTGTTGGAAAATATGGTGGAATTCGGTGGCGTAGTCCTTACTGAAAAAGATATTATGCAGCCCCAGCTCGGGGAACTGCTTTTTAACGCCCCAATAAAAAATCAACGCCGAACTGGACTTGGGTTGCCGCAAAATACGCTCGGGCTGCCGGGCGTCGGGCAGGAGCTTGCGGAAAGTATTGACCACATCCATATTACTGATCACTATGTCGTAGCTCAGCGCTTCGCCCTTCACCTGTACGCCCGAAATCCGCTTCCCATCGATGAGCAGTTTTTCGACCGGACTAGTATAGTGAAAAGTCACGCCCAAATCCTCCGCCAGTTTCACCAGACTGTTGGTAATCGCTACCATACCTCCCTTTGGAAAAAAGGCTCCGATGTTGTATTCCAGATGCGGAATGATGTTCATCGTCGCGGGGGTCTGGTAAGGATCGGAGCCGTTGTAGGTGGCGTAGCGGTTGAAAAGCTGCACTGCGCGCGGATCGGTGAATCGGCTGCTGTTAGCCTGATTCATGCTTCGGAAAGCATCCAGCTTGCCCAGGTTAAGGTACCCTTTCAGCGCATCGCGGTTGAAGTAGGTACCTACCTTATGTAATGATCGGTGCAGAAACAGTTTCTCGGTCACCTCGTACTTTACCGCACTGTCCCGTAGATGCGCCAGTACCTGTTCGGCGGGTTCGCCCAGGTACTTTTCAATCGTTTTGGCCAGTAGCGCTGGCTCGGCGTCAGCGGTGAAGCGGGTACCGTCTTCATAAAAGTACCGGCAAGTTTCGGGGAGTTTCTGGTACTGAAAATAATCCGTTGGATTCTTGCCCGCCAAACGAAAAAGATCGTCGACCAACTGCGGCATCGTGAACAGCGATGGACCAGCATCGAAGCGGTAGCCGTTGATTTCAAAAGACGATAACTTCCCGCCGGGGTAGCTATTGCCTTCGAACACCTCGACCCGGTAGCCCTTCACCGCCAGGCGAATCGCCGCAGCAATGCCCCCAATTCCCGCGCCGACGACACCGGCTGTTTTCATTTGTGTAATTGTGTAATTGTGTAATTGTGTAATTGTGTAATTGTGTAATTGTTGAAGGGAAATTCGGACGCCAAGGGTACCTACTCTTCAATCAAAAAATACTTTGTGCCTTTGCTGGTGCACCAGCCCAGCCCTTCGTACTCCTGTACTCCTGTACTCCTGTACTCCTGTACTCCTGTACTTAAACCAAACTCACTCCCCGCCCCTAAGTTTTAAAATCAAGGCTGTTTTTGTATCGAAGAGCCCTTTTTCCAGGCCCACGGGGTAGGTATGCGGGTTCACAAAACGCCGGGTACCTTCGTGCAACTGGCTGAGCTGGTGCTGTACGCGCTGTTTGGTGTCTTCTATGGCCGGAATTTCGTAGCATTGTTTTCCAGCGCGAAAAATTGGCTTCAACAAATCCTCCGATTGATAGCGCGTATCGAACCTGCGCTGACGCGTAAAGTCGTAGGGATCGACCATCGTCGCTTTTTCACTTACTTCCATACGCACATCAAAAATCATATCCGCCACGAAGCCCCTGTCATTGCGGTATCGGCGCACCTGCTGGATACCCGGCGTGGAGGTTTTAATGGTCTGCTCGGATAATTTGACTTTATTTTCCCACTCGCCCCTTTCGTTTTTCAGTGCGGCCAGTTTGTACACGCCACCCAGGGCGGGCTGGTCGTAGGCGGTGACCAGTTTGGTACCTACGCCCCACACGTTGATTTTAGCACCCTGCTGTTTCAGGCTGTCCATAATGTGCTCGTCGAGGTCGTTACTGGCGACGATGGATGTTTTCTCAAATCCGGCAGCGTCCAATATCTTACGGGCTTCGATGCTAAGGTAGGCCAGATCGCCCGAATCTAGCCGGATGCCGCCCAGATCGTGGCCGCGGACGCGCAGTTGCTGCCCCACGATGATCGCGTTCTTTACCCCTTGAATTGTGTCGTAGGTATCCACCAGCAATGTGACATTGTTGGGCAGGTACCTTGCGTAGGTTTCAAACGATTCCAGTTCGGTATCGAACGACATGACCCAGCTGTGGGCATGGGTACCTTTCACGGGAATGCCGTACAGTT is from Salmonirosea aquatica and encodes:
- a CDS encoding nicotinate phosphoribosyltransferase, with the translated sequence MINRLYDTSLSLLTDLYQLTMAYGYWKSGKAEQEAVFNLYFRKHPFGGGFTVACGLSSAISYLNEYGFSKKDIRYLGTLTGSDDQPLFEEDFLEYLRNLEFKCDVEAIAEGTVVFPNEPLLRITGPILQCQLLETPLLNLINFQTLIATKAARMRLVAPDDALLEFGLRRAQGPDGGMTASRAAYIGGFDATSNVLAGKLYGIPVKGTHAHSWVMSFDTELESFETYARYLPNNVTLLVDTYDTIQGVKNAIIVGQQLRVRGHDLGGIRLDSGDLAYLSIEARKILDAAGFEKTSIVASNDLDEHIMDSLKQQGAKINVWGVGTKLVTAYDQPALGGVYKLAALKNERGEWENKVKLSEQTIKTSTPGIQQVRRYRNDRGFVADMIFDVRMEVSEKATMVDPYDFTRQRRFDTRYQSEDLLKPIFRAGKQCYEIPAIEDTKQRVQHQLSQLHEGTRRFVNPHTYPVGLEKGLFDTKTALILKLRGGE